One window of the Labilibaculum sp. genome contains the following:
- a CDS encoding 2OG-Fe(II) oxygenase, whose amino-acid sequence MNTTFDDLVRTYLENNVGLADNFLSETLASQLKSNLLGLLSQKQMLPAGIGNNTDLVHNQLIRSDKIHWLDRKHHDEHEDCFFDLMDRFVAYLNQTCYTGITGYEFHYALYEKGTFYKKHLDQFVNNKGRAFTMIMYLNPDWKPGDGGELCIYHSDHNQCISPLNGKCVFFKSSELEHEVLLSNQPRLSITGWLKTN is encoded by the coding sequence TTGAATACAACATTTGATGATTTGGTCAGGACTTATTTAGAAAATAATGTTGGCCTGGCAGATAATTTCCTGAGTGAAACTCTGGCCTCTCAGCTTAAAAGCAATTTATTAGGATTGTTGTCGCAAAAACAGATGCTTCCTGCCGGGATTGGAAATAATACTGATTTAGTTCACAATCAATTAATTCGCAGCGATAAAATACATTGGCTCGATCGAAAACATCATGATGAACACGAAGACTGTTTTTTTGATTTGATGGATCGTTTTGTAGCCTATTTAAATCAGACTTGCTATACAGGCATTACCGGATATGAATTTCATTATGCTCTTTACGAAAAAGGAACTTTCTATAAAAAGCATCTCGATCAGTTTGTGAATAATAAGGGAAGAGCTTTCACTATGATCATGTATTTAAATCCGGATTGGAAGCCGGGTGATGGCGGTGAATTGTGTATTTACCATTCGGATCACAATCAGTGTATTTCTCCGCTTAACGGCAAATGTGTTTTTTTTAAGAGCAGTGAACTCGAGCATGAAGTTTTGCTCAGTAATCAGCCACGTTTAAGCATTACCGGATGGTTAAAAACCAATTGA
- a CDS encoding KTSC domain-containing protein: MKRVNAYKKLFNVDQDTDLKKLKSTYRNLVKEWHPDKFQSDDEKFAEAEIKSREIIDAYHFLVSIAPETIEANLEEYTSTTTESGIADYKHKGLLLEISFTDGTTYEYFGVPKNVFNKFINSDKQYRFAKRSIFNSYLYRKSKKDAAAA, translated from the coding sequence ATGAAGCGAGTTAATGCGTACAAAAAATTATTTAATGTTGATCAGGATACTGATCTTAAGAAATTAAAATCAACTTATCGAAATTTGGTTAAAGAGTGGCATCCTGATAAATTTCAATCTGATGATGAAAAATTTGCTGAAGCAGAAATCAAAAGCCGCGAGATTATTGATGCTTATCACTTTTTAGTGAGTATTGCTCCGGAGACAATTGAAGCAAACCTGGAAGAATATACTTCAACAACTACCGAATCGGGCATTGCTGATTACAAACACAAAGGCTTGTTGCTTGAAATCTCTTTCACCGATGGAACTACTTATGAATATTTTGGCGTTCCAAAAAACGTATTCAATAAATTCATCAATTCAGATAAGCAGTATCGCTTTGCCAAAAGAAGCATTTTCAACTCTTACCTGTACCGAAAGTCAAAAAAGGACGCTGCAGCAGCCTAA
- a CDS encoding LysR substrate-binding domain-containing protein — MSNQIEFRHYKYFLALAEDLHFRKAAESLFISQPGLSRQIKQMEEILGISLFERHNRKVKLTIAGLYLQKELTNNFKRLDEIINHAKLLHDGLNGNLNLGYVGSAMQDVIPELLLKFKQTHPNVLFSLKEMDNNKQIQALLNHEIDVGFVRMERVPRGLSIQSVFEDTFSLVLPKDHPINESNFTNLSQFKNDSFIFFDASYSESYFEKVMQIFDESGFAPLISHNTVNASSIYRLVENKFGVSIVPTSLKLGYDMGIKFIELNKIPQRTTLRAVWNNKNTNPILNDFRTMIDDKMMNK, encoded by the coding sequence ATGAGTAATCAAATAGAGTTCAGACATTACAAATATTTCCTTGCTTTAGCAGAAGATCTGCATTTTAGAAAAGCGGCAGAAAGCCTGTTTATATCGCAGCCAGGATTAAGCCGGCAGATTAAACAAATGGAAGAAATTCTTGGAATCAGCTTGTTCGAACGCCACAACCGAAAAGTAAAACTTACTATTGCTGGCCTTTACCTGCAAAAAGAATTGACCAATAATTTTAAACGTTTGGATGAAATTATAAACCATGCTAAATTGTTGCATGACGGCTTGAATGGCAATTTGAATCTCGGCTATGTTGGTTCTGCCATGCAGGATGTGATCCCTGAACTATTATTAAAATTTAAGCAAACCCATCCAAATGTTCTTTTCAGTTTAAAAGAAATGGACAACAACAAACAAATCCAGGCACTGCTTAATCATGAAATTGATGTTGGTTTTGTGAGAATGGAACGAGTGCCCAGAGGATTAAGCATTCAATCCGTTTTCGAAGATACATTTTCCTTAGTTCTTCCTAAAGATCACCCAATTAACGAATCGAACTTCACGAATTTGTCTCAATTTAAAAATGATTCGTTCATCTTTTTTGATGCTTCGTACAGTGAATCGTATTTTGAAAAAGTAATGCAAATTTTCGATGAAAGTGGTTTTGCACCATTGATTTCGCACAACACGGTTAATGCCAGTTCGATATACCGGCTGGTAGAAAATAAATTTGGTGTTTCAATTGTACCAACTTCTCTGAAATTAGGCTACGACATGGGAATTAAATTTATCGAATTGAATAAAATACCTCAGAGAACAACCTTGCGGGCTGTCTGGAACAACAAAAATACCAATCCAATATTAAATGACTTTCGTACTATGATTGATGACAAAATGATGAATAAGTAA
- the hutH gene encoding histidine ammonia-lyase, with amino-acid sequence MFKYGIDRLSVDKTIQIARGELKAGLTAEAVSKVNACRAKVETMAKSNKAYYGINTGFGPLCDTQISPEETSKLQENLLITHAVGVGNPIGKELSKIMMICKVQALAQGFSGVRLEVIERILFFIENDLVPVVPEQGSVGASGDLAPLSHLFLPLLGEGEFWIGKDIVPAKEVLAKHGLKAIRLEAKEGLGLINGTQFILAHTIRGLYKMEYLLDLADVAGAMSLEGFQGSAAPFKPELHAIRPFKGNIKVAERMRMLLENSENLAGHIDCERVQDPYSLRCIPQVHGASRNAWYHLNELAEIEMNSVTDNPIVLSDTEAISGGNFHGQPLAMALDYCSIAASELGNIADRRCYLLLEGKFGLPRLLTASGGLNSGFMIPQYTTAALVTENKSLCFPPSADSVPTSLGQEDHVSMGSISGRKFNQILGNIEKIFAIELMYAAQALEFRSPNHFSDIMTENFKIIRSKVDKLEDDRVLKDDIYAMIDFVKTRAFIVK; translated from the coding sequence ATGTTTAAATACGGAATTGATCGACTAAGTGTTGATAAGACGATACAAATTGCTCGGGGAGAGCTAAAAGCGGGATTAACTGCAGAAGCTGTCAGTAAAGTGAATGCCTGCAGAGCCAAGGTAGAAACAATGGCGAAGTCCAATAAAGCTTATTATGGAATCAATACCGGTTTTGGCCCTTTGTGTGATACTCAGATTTCGCCGGAAGAAACCAGTAAATTGCAGGAAAACTTGCTGATAACTCATGCTGTAGGTGTTGGAAATCCTATTGGTAAAGAGCTATCTAAAATCATGATGATTTGTAAGGTACAAGCATTGGCGCAGGGTTTTTCGGGTGTTCGGTTGGAAGTGATTGAACGTATTTTATTTTTTATTGAAAATGATTTGGTTCCAGTTGTTCCGGAACAAGGTTCTGTTGGTGCTTCGGGCGATCTAGCTCCTTTGTCGCATTTATTTTTACCTCTTTTAGGAGAAGGAGAATTTTGGATCGGCAAAGATATTGTTCCTGCCAAAGAAGTATTGGCAAAGCATGGACTGAAGGCTATTCGTTTGGAAGCAAAAGAAGGTTTGGGTTTGATTAACGGAACTCAGTTTATTTTGGCTCACACCATACGTGGTTTGTATAAAATGGAATATCTTCTTGATTTGGCTGATGTTGCAGGAGCAATGAGTCTGGAAGGTTTTCAGGGGAGTGCTGCTCCTTTCAAACCGGAATTACATGCTATTCGTCCGTTTAAAGGAAATATTAAAGTGGCGGAACGCATGCGTATGCTGTTGGAAAACTCAGAAAATTTAGCGGGCCATATTGATTGTGAACGTGTTCAGGATCCATATTCGTTACGTTGTATTCCACAGGTTCATGGTGCATCCAGAAATGCATGGTATCATTTGAATGAGCTGGCTGAAATCGAAATGAATTCGGTGACAGATAATCCAATTGTATTAAGCGATACCGAAGCTATTTCAGGCGGTAACTTCCACGGACAACCTTTGGCGATGGCTTTGGATTACTGTTCGATAGCGGCATCGGAGCTTGGTAATATTGCCGACAGAAGATGTTACCTGCTGCTGGAAGGTAAATTTGGATTGCCTCGTTTGCTGACTGCAAGTGGTGGATTAAATTCAGGATTTATGATTCCTCAATATACTACCGCCGCACTGGTTACTGAGAATAAATCACTTTGTTTTCCTCCGTCAGCAGATAGTGTTCCAACTTCATTAGGACAAGAGGATCACGTTTCGATGGGAAGTATTTCGGGACGAAAATTCAATCAGATATTGGGTAATATCGAGAAAATTTTTGCCATTGAATTGATGTATGCTGCTCAGGCATTGGAATTCAGAAGTCCAAATCATTTTTCAGATATCATGACAGAAAATTTCAAAATTATCAGAAGTAAAGTGGATAAACTGGAAGATGACCGTGTGTTGAAAGATGATATCTACGCAATGATTGATTTTGTGAAGACCAGAGCTTTTATTGTGAAATAG
- a CDS encoding urocanate hydratase produces MTFQEQILQGIPAELPAKKAYPKDANRAPKRKDILSVEEKQLAIRNALRYFPKEWHKELAVEFAQELLDFGRIYMYRFKPEYKMYARPIQEYPAKSIQAAGIMLMMQNNLNPAVAQHPEELITYGGNGAVFQNWAQYLLTMQYLATMTDEQTLNLYSGHPMGLFPSSKGAPRVVVTNGMVVPNYSKPDDWEKFNALGVSQYGQMTAGSFMYIGPQGIVHGTTITVMNAFRKILKKGETPSGKIFLTAGLGGMSGAQPKAGNIAGCITVAAEVNPKAAKKRHEQGWVDVLIDSMDELVARVRKAQETNEVVSIAFIGNVVDVWERFDAENIFIHIGSDQTSLHIPWTGGYYPVDTSYEESNRLIREEPELFKEKVQATLRRHAASVNNHTAKGTYFFDYGNAFLLEASRAGADIMAENGIDFKYKSYVQDILGPMCFDYGFGPFRWVCASGRAEDLDQTDEIAMNVLQEIMESSPEEIQLQMQDNITWIKDAKKNKMVVGSQARILYADAEGRSKIAEAFNNAIAAGKIGPVVLGRDHHDVSGTDSPYRETSNIYDGSKFTADMAIQNVIGDSFRGATWVSIHNGGGVGWGEVTNGGFGMLLDGTREADARLKNMLFYDVNNGIARRSWARNKEAMFAIKREMERTPDLKVTVPNLVDDNLLTDLF; encoded by the coding sequence ATGACATTTCAAGAACAAATATTGCAGGGGATTCCAGCCGAATTACCTGCAAAAAAAGCATATCCGAAGGATGCGAACAGAGCTCCCAAAAGGAAAGATATTTTATCGGTAGAGGAAAAGCAGTTGGCGATTCGTAATGCTCTGCGTTATTTTCCTAAAGAATGGCACAAAGAGTTAGCTGTTGAATTTGCTCAGGAATTACTCGATTTTGGACGTATTTACATGTATCGGTTTAAGCCGGAATACAAAATGTATGCCCGCCCGATTCAGGAATATCCTGCTAAATCAATACAGGCTGCGGGTATTATGCTGATGATGCAGAACAATTTGAATCCTGCAGTAGCTCAGCATCCCGAGGAGTTGATTACTTACGGCGGTAACGGAGCTGTTTTTCAGAATTGGGCGCAGTACCTGCTTACCATGCAGTATTTGGCGACCATGACCGACGAGCAGACTTTGAATTTGTATTCTGGTCACCCGATGGGTTTGTTTCCTTCTTCGAAAGGAGCCCCAAGAGTGGTGGTTACCAATGGCATGGTTGTCCCTAATTATTCCAAACCAGATGATTGGGAGAAATTTAATGCGCTGGGTGTATCTCAATACGGGCAGATGACAGCAGGATCGTTTATGTATATTGGTCCGCAGGGTATTGTTCATGGTACCACCATTACGGTCATGAATGCCTTCCGTAAAATCCTGAAAAAGGGAGAAACTCCTTCAGGAAAGATTTTTTTAACTGCCGGATTGGGTGGAATGAGTGGTGCGCAGCCAAAGGCCGGAAATATTGCCGGTTGTATTACCGTAGCGGCCGAAGTGAATCCCAAAGCAGCCAAAAAACGTCACGAGCAGGGTTGGGTTGATGTTTTGATTGATTCAATGGATGAATTGGTTGCCCGTGTAAGAAAAGCACAGGAGACCAACGAGGTGGTTTCCATTGCATTTATTGGTAATGTAGTTGATGTTTGGGAGCGTTTCGATGCGGAGAATATCTTCATTCATATTGGTTCCGATCAAACATCATTGCACATTCCATGGACAGGTGGATATTATCCTGTTGATACTTCCTATGAAGAATCGAACAGATTGATTCGTGAAGAACCGGAGCTGTTCAAGGAAAAGGTACAGGCAACATTACGCCGTCATGCAGCATCTGTAAATAATCACACAGCAAAGGGAACTTATTTCTTCGATTACGGGAATGCCTTTTTGTTGGAAGCTTCCCGCGCCGGAGCAGATATCATGGCTGAAAATGGAATTGATTTTAAATACAAATCATACGTTCAGGATATTTTAGGCCCAATGTGCTTCGATTATGGTTTTGGACCTTTCCGTTGGGTTTGTGCTTCGGGACGAGCTGAAGATTTGGATCAGACCGATGAAATAGCCATGAATGTGCTGCAGGAAATCATGGAAAGTTCTCCGGAAGAAATTCAATTGCAGATGCAGGATAACATTACCTGGATTAAGGATGCCAAGAAGAACAAAATGGTAGTTGGTTCGCAGGCGCGTATTTTATATGCCGATGCCGAAGGACGCTCAAAAATTGCTGAAGCATTCAACAATGCAATTGCAGCCGGTAAAATAGGTCCGGTGGTTTTGGGCCGCGATCATCACGATGTGAGTGGAACAGATTCTCCTTACCGCGAAACTTCCAATATTTACGACGGCAGTAAGTTTACTGCTGATATGGCCATTCAGAATGTGATTGGTGACAGCTTTAGAGGTGCAACCTGGGTGTCGATTCACAATGGCGGCGGCGTAGGCTGGGGAGAGGTTACCAATGGTGGATTCGGAATGTTGCTTGACGGAACCCGGGAAGCTGATGCACGCCTGAAAAACATGTTGTTTTACGATGTAAACAACGGCATTGCCCGACGCAGCTGGGCAAGAAACAAGGAAGCGATGTTTGCCATTAAACGGGAAATGGAACGCACACCTGATTTAAAGGTAACCGTTCCCAATCTGGTAGATGACAACCTGCTGACTGATCTTTTTTAA
- the hutG gene encoding formimidoylglutamase encodes MERRDNESINAEYRPAEKGYWEGRKSNPDMGKQYWHQQIEFVNWDELNQQSDDSKIDIAILGYVCDEGVRRNRGRMGAHEGPKAIRDRLAKLPIHFESKRVIDAGNIVCSDDDMEACQTLFSHAISDLIKQQIFPIGIGGGHDMSYAHFMGIRDAVKETQKRKVGIINFDAHFDLRPVEGRGNSGTPFNQIVSECHEKGGLVDYYAIGIQQQSNTKELFDIAKREHINYSINYDCESSAMEMESLKNKLAPIIANNDYLYITIDMDGFSSAYAPGVSAPSPLGFTPYFVFKLLHFLFATKKVIAFDIAELNPSLDRDMHTASLAAKIVDFVVLNYEAPT; translated from the coding sequence GTGGAGAGAAGAGATAATGAATCGATAAATGCTGAATACAGGCCTGCTGAAAAAGGATACTGGGAGGGACGCAAGTCAAATCCAGACATGGGAAAACAGTATTGGCACCAGCAAATTGAATTTGTAAACTGGGATGAATTGAATCAGCAGTCTGATGATTCAAAGATCGATATTGCCATTTTGGGTTATGTGTGCGATGAGGGAGTGCGCCGGAACCGGGGAAGAATGGGAGCGCACGAAGGACCTAAGGCGATTCGCGACCGATTGGCAAAACTGCCGATCCACTTCGAGTCCAAACGTGTGATTGATGCCGGCAATATTGTCTGCAGCGATGATGATATGGAAGCTTGTCAGACACTATTTTCCCATGCAATCTCCGACTTAATTAAACAGCAAATATTTCCGATTGGCATTGGTGGCGGACACGATATGTCTTACGCACATTTTATGGGAATACGCGATGCCGTTAAGGAGACTCAAAAACGAAAAGTGGGAATTATTAATTTCGATGCGCATTTTGATCTTCGCCCGGTAGAGGGGAGAGGAAATTCCGGAACTCCTTTCAATCAGATTGTTTCGGAGTGCCACGAAAAGGGCGGTCTGGTAGATTATTATGCCATTGGCATTCAGCAGCAATCCAACACCAAAGAATTGTTCGATATTGCCAAAAGAGAGCACATCAACTATTCGATTAATTACGATTGTGAATCATCGGCAATGGAAATGGAAAGCCTTAAAAACAAGCTGGCGCCCATAATTGCCAATAACGATTATCTGTACATCACCATCGATATGGATGGCTTTTCGTCGGCCTATGCACCTGGCGTAAGTGCGCCCTCTCCATTGGGATTTACGCCCTATTTTGTGTTTAAACTGCTGCACTTTTTATTCGCAACAAAGAAGGTCATTGCTTTTGATATTGCAGAGTTAAATCCATCGCTCGACAGGGACATGCATACGGCGAGCCTGGCAGCCAAAATTGTCGATTTTGTGGTGTTGAATTATGAAGCTCCTACCTAA
- a CDS encoding transporter suffix domain-containing protein, producing MKKKNWIIRVGIFLIIFCIPFFLLIAIIPFLGMEATTKITISTISLIIGEVLFWLGGIMVGKELFSKYKTYLNPKNWFKKADQNKESE from the coding sequence ATGAAAAAAAAGAACTGGATAATCAGAGTCGGAATATTTTTGATTATTTTCTGTATTCCATTTTTTCTATTGATAGCTATAATTCCCTTCCTTGGAATGGAAGCTACAACCAAAATTACAATCTCAACCATATCTCTGATTATTGGCGAAGTGCTGTTTTGGCTTGGAGGAATAATGGTGGGAAAAGAGCTTTTCAGCAAATACAAAACCTACCTGAACCCTAAAAACTGGTTTAAAAAAGCAGATCAAAACAAGGAATCAGAATGA
- a CDS encoding AAA family ATPase, whose product MHIESIKIKKFRHIENAEIGSFNFNNRTSDLIVLAGPNGSGKSSVLELIGYALSNSYSLSWQLSRTFNGFSFEVGIGLSHEERGIVISALKNELEPHEKKLQESFNQIDQKTDIEEPVRNSQKQQLKEQLQRKYKHHYDIIEYLNSNNVYYRAFDYNEGEYGKNATLHNQVHSYATRELKDLLKRSLGFFLRSDRNYPQKSFNRNQIFTFDNVKRKEHLWTMAFNTSEIQYQDMYEFLVQQRYHYLRELGNYHNQKNKGINIGNEPTDPIKPYEQLLVRLFPSYKFADKNESIPSNLFIELPSNDVITFNDLSSGEKEVFFILSFFIRHNVENAIIVIDEPELHLHPELSRLLIRNMKSIRQGNQIWLASHNSEIIDEAGRDKAIYVSRDLTTRKAKFITGDNEEESILQLKNIFGFSGYVGVAKNFVFLEGDNSSPDRKFYSNLFPENNSNFKLVPSNSSDNLNRINGAILSIMESNLGFMNFHLIRDRDYLTEQMINKYRSHTSGKVFVLAKHEIENYLIDFHIISLVLKDIFNIDKTEEELKTLFHSTALKLSSDVIRDMVSFRLNLELKPQDFSIGKVLANQAYFTNGDGNYSPKSASKEIFERKFVEISTSINQTLSSSLSQSHIETMIQSCETEVKNALESDLWLDLFPGKELLENVGKSLGITNTISLQNSIIKEFASNKERIDNELITIFDRINAG is encoded by the coding sequence ATGCACATAGAGAGTATAAAAATTAAAAAATTCAGACACATTGAGAATGCTGAGATTGGTTCATTCAATTTTAATAATCGTACCTCAGATTTAATTGTTTTAGCAGGACCGAATGGTAGTGGGAAAAGTTCAGTTTTAGAGCTTATAGGATATGCACTTTCAAACTCTTATAGTTTGAGTTGGCAATTAAGTAGAACTTTTAACGGTTTTTCTTTTGAAGTTGGAATTGGATTAAGCCATGAAGAAAGAGGAATTGTGATAAGTGCTTTGAAAAATGAATTAGAGCCACATGAGAAAAAACTACAAGAATCTTTTAACCAAATTGACCAAAAAACTGACATTGAAGAGCCTGTAAGGAATTCACAAAAGCAACAACTTAAAGAACAATTACAAAGAAAATACAAACACCATTACGACATAATTGAATATTTAAATAGCAATAATGTCTACTATCGTGCATTTGATTACAACGAAGGAGAATATGGGAAGAATGCAACTCTTCATAATCAAGTCCATAGTTATGCAACAAGAGAATTAAAGGATTTACTTAAACGTTCTCTCGGATTCTTCTTACGTTCTGATAGAAATTATCCTCAAAAAAGTTTTAATAGAAATCAGATATTTACATTCGATAATGTTAAGAGAAAGGAGCATTTATGGACAATGGCTTTTAATACCAGTGAAATTCAATATCAAGATATGTATGAGTTTCTTGTTCAGCAACGTTATCATTACCTAAGGGAACTTGGAAATTATCATAATCAGAAAAACAAAGGTATTAACATAGGAAACGAACCTACAGACCCAATAAAACCATATGAACAACTATTAGTTAGGTTGTTCCCATCGTACAAATTCGCAGATAAGAATGAATCTATCCCATCAAATCTATTCATTGAACTTCCCTCCAATGATGTTATTACTTTCAATGATTTATCATCGGGTGAAAAAGAGGTGTTTTTTATTCTATCATTTTTTATTCGCCATAATGTTGAGAATGCAATAATTGTAATCGATGAACCAGAACTTCATCTTCACCCTGAATTATCACGACTTCTCATTCGTAATATGAAGTCAATAAGACAAGGAAATCAGATTTGGTTAGCTTCTCATAATTCTGAAATTATTGATGAAGCTGGCAGAGACAAAGCAATATATGTTTCAAGAGACCTTACAACAAGAAAAGCAAAATTCATAACTGGAGATAATGAAGAGGAATCCATACTTCAATTAAAGAATATCTTTGGTTTTTCAGGTTATGTTGGCGTTGCCAAAAATTTTGTCTTTTTAGAAGGGGACAACTCAAGTCCTGATAGAAAGTTTTACAGTAATTTATTTCCAGAAAACAACTCAAACTTTAAATTGGTTCCATCAAATAGCAGTGATAATCTAAATAGAATTAACGGAGCTATTCTTTCAATTATGGAATCAAATTTAGGATTCATGAATTTTCATTTAATCCGTGATAGAGATTATTTGACTGAACAAATGATTAATAAATATAGGAGTCATACTTCAGGTAAGGTGTTTGTTCTTGCAAAACATGAGATTGAAAACTATTTAATTGATTTTCATATAATATCATTGGTTCTAAAAGATATTTTCAATATAGATAAAACAGAGGAAGAGCTAAAAACCTTATTTCATTCTACAGCACTAAAATTATCATCTGATGTGATTAGGGATATGGTGTCTTTTAGGTTAAATTTGGAACTTAAACCTCAAGATTTCTCAATTGGTAAAGTTTTAGCGAATCAAGCATATTTTACAAATGGAGATGGAAATTATTCGCCCAAATCGGCATCAAAAGAAATTTTTGAAAGAAAATTCGTTGAAATATCAACATCTATTAATCAAACTTTGAGCAGTTCTTTATCACAATCACATATTGAAACTATGATTCAGAGTTGTGAAACGGAAGTAAAAAATGCGTTAGAATCTGATTTGTGGTTAGACTTATTCCCAGGTAAAGAATTGTTAGAAAATGTTGGTAAGAGCTTGGGCATTACCAATACAATTAGTTTACAGAACTCAATTATTAAGGAATTTGCTTCAAATAAAGAAAGAATTGATAATGAGCTGATAACTATATTTGATAGAATAAACGCAGGCTAG